The Sulfitobacter indolifex genome contains the following window.
CCGCACCAAGGCGGAAATCGCGTTCGTCATCCTCAAATCCAAGGCGGTGATTGGCCTCTACGGTATCAAAACCCTGATCTTGTAGGGAATAGGCGCGCATCTTGTTGGCAAGGCCGATGCCGCGCCCTTCTTGGTTGAGGTACAGCAGGATGCCATTGCCTTCGCCGCCCATCTGCGCCAGCGCGGCTCGAAGCTGCGGGCCGCAGTCGCATTTCAGGCTGCCCATCAGATCGCCCGTGAAGCAGGCCGAATGGAGGCGGCAAAGCACGGGTGTATTGCGGGCAGGGCGGCCAATCTCGATGGCGTAATGCTCCTCGCCGCCGTCTTCGGGGCGGAAAATATGCAGGCGACCGGCTTCTGACACCTCCATCGGCAGGCGGGCATTGACCACTGGGTGCAGCGCGCTGCGGCGCGCAAGAACGGGGGCGGCGGCGGTGAGATCAATAAGGGTCAGGCCATGCTGTCGCGCGAAATCCGCGCCTTGCGGCAAGTCCAGCACCAACGCAGCGGGCAGCATTCGCGCCGCTTTCACCAGATCAAGCGCCGCACTGTGCGCGGCGGTATCGCCACCCCGCGCAGTCTGCAGCGGTCCTTTCATCGGCGCGCGCAGGTCATCCGCTGGATCGGCGATGCTTTGCACCCAAGCGGGCGTCGCGCCGGGGGGCAGC
Protein-coding sequences here:
- the ribA gene encoding GTP cyclohydrolase II, translating into MSFAPDITEQLARARADLRMGVPVVLAKGAQAALVLAAETLTAQRLADVLALGGAPVLAITARRAETLKARAYDGNLARVLLPPGATPAWVQSIADPADDLRAPMKGPLQTARGGDTAAHSAALDLVKAARMLPAALVLDLPQGADFARQHGLTLIDLTAAAPVLARRSALHPVVNARLPMEVSEAGRLHIFRPEDGGEEHYAIEIGRPARNTPVLCRLHSACFTGDLMGSLKCDCGPQLRAALAQMGGEGNGILLYLNQEGRGIGLANKMRAYSLQDQGFDTVEANHRLGFEDDERDFRLGADILRSMGFSAVRLLTNNPRKVGMMEQSGISVTERVPLAVGENRHNSAYLATKAAKSGHLL